In Synechococcus sp. CB0101, a genomic segment contains:
- a CDS encoding PP2C family protein-serine/threonine phosphatase, translating into MSSKPPPRRSDPPLQTHADRAALPRPASPLASVRQLLDSLSREQRRNQELLASLGFALRSFTNLGRFLELVPLVAARLVEAEGAVLIPFHPDGRLWREQLHGGPPELLQALASLSDETLLQASGDEAVAQLLDRLVRRQLTDRPLFATSVVARSRSRGRLYVYGPRSGLSWSDSYRRHAQLVADLTGVAIESEQLLQEARRHERVDRQLSTGAEIQAQLLPDHCPVIEGVELAARCRPAFQVGGDYYDFIPTRPQLLGRRREQGRWALVVGDVMGKGVPAGLLMTLLRGMLRAEVLSGHPPDRILHDLNQLAQEDLAQSHRFVTLFYSDYDPRTRLLRFANAAHNPPLIWRRMRHAVDRLDAPGLLIGLQPEAEYGCEQIVLDPGDVLLCYTDGVTEASGLNGERFDEERLIAALQAACRSGVGAQGILDQLFARLDRFVGPDRQLDDDASMVVLKVREEVMLPSLPH; encoded by the coding sequence GTGAGCAGCAAGCCGCCCCCACGGCGGTCTGATCCACCGCTCCAGACCCACGCTGACCGCGCTGCCCTGCCGCGGCCCGCATCGCCGTTGGCGTCGGTGCGGCAGCTGCTTGACAGCCTCAGCCGCGAACAGCGCCGCAATCAGGAGCTGCTCGCGTCGCTCGGTTTTGCCCTGCGCAGCTTCACCAACCTGGGCCGTTTTCTCGAGTTGGTTCCCCTGGTGGCCGCTCGCTTGGTGGAAGCCGAAGGAGCGGTGCTGATCCCCTTCCACCCCGATGGTCGCCTCTGGCGCGAACAGCTGCACGGGGGACCGCCGGAGCTGCTGCAGGCCTTGGCCAGCCTGTCCGATGAAACCTTGCTGCAGGCCTCCGGTGATGAGGCGGTGGCGCAACTGCTCGATCGCCTAGTGCGGCGCCAGCTCACCGATCGCCCCCTGTTTGCCACCTCAGTGGTGGCCCGCAGCCGCAGCCGCGGCCGCCTCTATGTGTATGGCCCCCGCAGCGGCCTGAGCTGGAGCGACAGCTACCGCCGCCATGCCCAGCTGGTGGCCGACCTCACCGGCGTGGCGATCGAGAGTGAGCAGTTGCTCCAGGAAGCGCGCCGCCATGAGCGCGTCGACCGTCAGCTCTCCACCGGCGCTGAAATCCAGGCCCAGCTGCTCCCGGATCATTGCCCGGTCATCGAGGGGGTGGAGTTGGCCGCCCGCTGCCGGCCCGCCTTCCAGGTGGGCGGCGACTACTACGACTTCATTCCCACCCGGCCCCAGCTGTTGGGCCGCCGCCGCGAGCAGGGGCGCTGGGCCCTGGTGGTGGGCGATGTGATGGGCAAAGGGGTGCCCGCTGGTCTGTTGATGACCTTGCTACGCGGCATGCTCCGCGCCGAGGTGCTCAGCGGTCATCCCCCCGATCGGATCCTGCACGACCTCAACCAGCTGGCCCAGGAAGACCTGGCCCAGTCGCACCGGTTCGTGACCCTCTTCTATTCCGACTACGACCCCCGCACTCGCTTGCTCCGCTTCGCCAACGCGGCCCACAACCCACCGCTGATCTGGCGGCGGATGCGCCATGCCGTCGACCGGCTCGATGCCCCCGGCCTGTTGATCGGTCTGCAACCGGAGGCCGAGTACGGCTGCGAGCAGATCGTTCTGGATCCCGGCGATGTGCTGCTCTGCTACACCGACGGCGTCACCGAAGCCAGCGGGCTCAATGGTGAACGCTTCGATGAGGAGCGCCTGATTGCCGCGCTCCAGGCGGCCTGCCGCTCCGGTGTGGGTGCTCAGGGGATTCTCGACCAGTTATTTGCCCGCCTGGATCGGTTCGTGGGGCCCGATCGCCAGCTGGATGACGACGCCTCGATGGTGGTGCTCAAGGTGCGCGAAGAGGTGATGCTCCCCTCGCTGCCACACTGA
- a CDS encoding type IV pilus twitching motility protein PilT has product MELQIEQLMEELVESGGSDLHLAAGQPPYGRFSGALRPMREEKLSEDQCNRLIFSMINNAQRKQLEQTWELDCAYGLKGVSRFRVNVYRQRGSYAACLRALGSSIPSLSSLDLPPVVEETSRRPRGLILVTGPTGSGKTTTLAALLDHINRSRAEHILTIEDPIEFTYRNEQSVIHQRQLGEDTRSFAAALRAALREDPDVILVGEMRDLETIQLAITAAETGHLVFGTLHTSSAAQTVDRMVDVFPAEQQTQIRVQLSGSLVGVFSQTLCKRLNPQPGQLGRVMAQEILINTPAIANLIREGKTAQLYSQIQTGGQQGMQTLERALANLVVKGAVSRDEAMAKASKPEELGRLLDGQSG; this is encoded by the coding sequence ATGGAGCTCCAGATCGAGCAGCTGATGGAGGAGCTGGTGGAGAGCGGCGGCAGCGATCTGCACCTGGCAGCGGGCCAGCCTCCCTACGGCCGCTTCAGCGGCGCGCTGCGGCCGATGCGCGAGGAGAAGCTCAGCGAAGACCAGTGCAACCGGCTGATCTTCTCGATGATCAACAACGCCCAGCGCAAACAGCTGGAGCAAACCTGGGAGCTCGACTGCGCCTACGGCCTCAAGGGCGTGTCGCGCTTCCGCGTGAATGTGTACCGGCAGCGGGGCAGCTATGCCGCCTGCCTGCGGGCCCTGGGCAGTTCAATCCCCAGCCTCTCCAGCCTGGATCTGCCGCCGGTGGTGGAGGAAACCAGCCGCCGGCCGCGGGGGCTGATCCTGGTGACTGGCCCCACTGGCTCCGGCAAAACCACCACCCTGGCGGCCCTGCTGGATCACATCAACCGCAGCCGCGCCGAGCACATCCTCACGATCGAGGACCCGATCGAATTCACTTACCGCAACGAGCAGAGCGTGATCCACCAGCGCCAGCTGGGGGAAGACACCCGCAGCTTTGCGGCGGCCCTGCGGGCGGCCCTACGCGAAGACCCCGACGTGATCCTGGTGGGGGAGATGCGCGACCTGGAAACGATTCAGCTGGCGATCACCGCGGCGGAAACCGGTCACCTTGTGTTCGGCACCCTCCACACCAGCTCCGCCGCTCAGACGGTGGATCGGATGGTGGATGTGTTCCCCGCCGAGCAGCAGACCCAGATCCGCGTGCAGCTGAGCGGTTCGCTGGTGGGGGTGTTCTCCCAGACCCTCTGCAAGCGGCTCAACCCGCAGCCTGGGCAGTTAGGGCGGGTGATGGCGCAGGAGATCCTGATCAACACGCCGGCCATCGCCAACCTGATCCGCGAGGGCAAGACGGCGCAGCTCTATTCCCAGATCCAGACCGGCGGCCAGCAAGGCATGCAGACCCTGGAGCGGGCCCTGGCCAACCTGGTGGTGAAGGGCGCCGTGAGCCGGGACGAGGCGATGGCGAAAGCCAGCAAACCCGAGGAACTGGGCCGCCTGCTCGACGGCCAGAGCGGCTGA
- a CDS encoding type II secretion system F family protein, translating to MPNFSATYTTRAGQTRQLRLQAADAASARRDLRRRGIVPSALELVDSGSARGRSGHAKTANRDPASSGTPATTVFGLDLSGLLEARPGIREKALFANKLAALVDAGVPIVRSLDLMARQQRMPLFKRALTAVSTDVNQGGSLGAALRRWPKVFDKLTIAMVEAGEAGGVLDESLRRLAKLLEGNAKLQNQIKGAMGYPVAVLVIAVLVFLGMTIFLIPTFAGIFEDLGAELPLFTQLMVDLSKLLRSSFSLLLVMALVVGAWLFSRYYATADGRRRVDGLLLQLPLFGDLIQKTATAKFCRTFSSLTRAGVPILLSLEIVQETAGNAVIADAIVGSRQDVQEGIPLSVALGRKQVFPELALSMLAIGEETGQMDTMLSKVADFYEDEVEAAVKALTSMLEPAMIVIVGVIVGSILLAMYLPMFSIFDQIK from the coding sequence ATGCCCAACTTCAGCGCCACCTACACCACCCGCGCCGGCCAGACCCGTCAGCTGCGCCTGCAGGCCGCCGATGCCGCCAGCGCCCGGCGCGACCTGCGCCGGCGCGGGATCGTACCCAGCGCCCTGGAGCTGGTGGACAGCGGTAGCGCACGCGGACGCAGCGGTCATGCCAAAACCGCCAACCGCGATCCCGCCAGCTCTGGCACCCCGGCCACCACTGTGTTCGGCCTCGATCTCTCCGGCCTGCTCGAGGCCCGGCCTGGCATCCGCGAGAAGGCGCTGTTCGCCAACAAGCTGGCGGCGCTGGTGGATGCCGGGGTGCCGATCGTGCGCAGCCTCGATCTGATGGCGCGGCAGCAGCGCATGCCCTTGTTCAAGCGGGCCCTCACGGCGGTGAGCACCGATGTGAATCAGGGGGGCAGCCTGGGGGCGGCGCTACGGCGCTGGCCGAAGGTGTTCGACAAGCTGACCATCGCCATGGTGGAAGCCGGCGAGGCGGGCGGCGTGCTCGATGAGAGCCTGCGGCGCCTGGCGAAATTGCTGGAGGGCAACGCCAAGCTCCAGAACCAGATCAAGGGGGCGATGGGCTACCCAGTGGCGGTGCTGGTGATCGCCGTGTTGGTGTTCCTGGGGATGACGATCTTCCTGATCCCCACCTTCGCGGGAATCTTTGAGGATCTCGGCGCTGAACTGCCCCTGTTCACCCAGCTGATGGTGGACCTGAGCAAGCTGCTGCGCTCCTCGTTCTCGCTGCTGCTGGTGATGGCCCTGGTGGTGGGCGCCTGGCTGTTCAGCCGCTACTACGCCACCGCCGATGGCCGCCGCCGCGTCGATGGCCTGCTGCTACAACTGCCCCTGTTCGGCGACCTGATCCAGAAAACGGCCACCGCCAAGTTCTGCCGCACTTTCAGCTCGCTCACCCGGGCCGGGGTGCCGATCCTGCTTTCGCTCGAGATCGTGCAGGAAACGGCCGGCAACGCGGTGATCGCCGACGCGATTGTGGGATCCCGCCAAGACGTGCAGGAGGGCATCCCCCTAAGCGTGGCCCTCGGCCGCAAACAGGTGTTCCCCGAGCTGGCCCTGAGCATGCTCGCCATCGGCGAGGAAACCGGCCAGATGGACACGATGCTTTCCAAGGTGGCCGACTTCTACGAAGACGAGGTGGAGGCCGCCGTGAAGGCGCTCACCTCGATGCTCGAGCCAGCGATGATCGTGATCGTGGGCGTGATCGTGGGCTCGATCCTGCTGGCGATGTATCTGCCCATGTTCTCGATCTTCGATCAGATCAAGTGA
- the argH gene encoding argininosuccinate lyase: MAVESSSSTWSQRFEEGLHPAIERFNASIGFDITLLQQDLDGSIAHARMLASTGVITAEEAEQLVVGLEQVRSEAAAGQFNPGLDDEDVHFAVERRLIAILGPLGKKLHTGRSRNDQVGTDLRLWLRAQIDVIDGALVRFERALLDQAEAHAEVMIPGYTHLQRAQPICLAHHLLAYVEMAERDRARLRDLRKRVNICPLGAAALAGTPVPIDRRHTAAALGFDDVYANSLDAVSDRDFAVEFSAAASLVMVHLSRLSEEVILWASEEFGFVKLTDRCATGSSLMPQKKNPDVPELVRGKCGRVFGHLQGLLVMIKGLPLAYNKDFQEDKEALFDAVATTLACLEAMAILFEEGLQFRPERLEAAVGSDFSNATDVADYLVAKGVPFREAYQLVGGLVKGCLQEGILLRDLPLERWQQLHPAFEADIYEAIHPRQVVAARRSEGGTAFEQVRMQLQRSRARLAADG, from the coding sequence ATGGCCGTTGAGTCGTCTTCCTCCACCTGGAGCCAGCGTTTCGAGGAGGGGCTGCATCCGGCGATTGAGCGCTTCAACGCCTCGATCGGCTTTGACATCACCCTGCTGCAGCAGGACCTGGACGGCTCGATCGCCCACGCCCGCATGCTCGCCAGCACCGGCGTGATCACGGCAGAGGAAGCCGAGCAGCTGGTGGTGGGCCTGGAGCAGGTGCGCAGCGAAGCCGCCGCCGGCCAGTTCAACCCCGGCCTCGACGACGAAGACGTGCACTTCGCTGTGGAGCGGCGCCTGATCGCAATCCTCGGCCCCCTCGGCAAAAAGCTGCACACCGGCCGCTCCCGCAACGACCAGGTGGGCACCGATCTGCGCCTATGGCTGCGCGCCCAGATCGATGTGATCGATGGCGCCTTGGTGCGCTTCGAGCGGGCGCTGCTGGATCAGGCTGAAGCCCACGCCGAGGTGATGATCCCCGGTTACACCCACCTGCAGCGGGCCCAGCCCATCTGCCTGGCCCACCATCTTCTGGCCTACGTGGAGATGGCCGAGCGCGACCGGGCTCGCCTGCGGGACTTGCGCAAGCGCGTGAACATCTGCCCCCTGGGTGCTGCCGCCCTGGCGGGCACACCCGTGCCGATCGATCGCCGCCATACCGCCGCGGCTCTCGGCTTCGACGACGTGTATGCCAACAGCCTCGACGCCGTAAGTGATCGGGATTTCGCGGTGGAGTTCAGCGCTGCCGCCAGCCTGGTGATGGTGCACCTCAGCCGGCTGAGCGAAGAGGTGATCCTCTGGGCCAGCGAGGAGTTCGGCTTCGTGAAGCTCACCGACCGCTGCGCCACCGGCAGCAGCCTGATGCCTCAGAAAAAGAACCCCGACGTGCCGGAGCTGGTGCGTGGCAAGTGCGGCCGTGTGTTCGGCCACCTGCAGGGGCTACTGGTGATGATCAAAGGCCTGCCCCTCGCTTACAACAAAGACTTCCAGGAAGACAAGGAAGCCCTCTTCGACGCGGTGGCCACCACCCTGGCCTGTCTGGAAGCGATGGCGATCCTGTTTGAGGAGGGGCTGCAGTTCCGCCCCGAACGGCTTGAGGCGGCTGTGGGCTCCGATTTCTCCAATGCCACCGATGTGGCCGACTATCTGGTGGCGAAGGGGGTGCCGTTCCGGGAGGCCTACCAGCTGGTGGGCGGGCTGGTGAAGGGGTGTCTGCAGGAGGGAATCCTGCTGCGGGATCTGCCGCTGGAGCGCTGGCAGCAGCTGCACCCTGCCTTTGAAGCCGACATCTACGAGGCGATCCATCCGCGCCAGGTGGTGGCGGCGCGTCGCAGTGAGGGCGGTACGGCCTTTGAGCAGGTGCGCATGCAATTGCAGCGTTCTCGCGCCCGCCTTGCAGCAGACGGCTGA
- a CDS encoding RNA-binding protein, with translation MSIFVGNLPFRAEQEDVAELFAPFGEVTNCFLPLERDTGRKRGFAFVELADEDSESRAIDALQGAELMGRPLRINKAEPRSPGGGGGGGYGGGGGGPRRGGGYGGGGGDRGGYGGGGGYGGGRSDYGDRSGGYGGGERASGARGWEDRSYGGGPDRGGDSFGAGRTRRRRSSGGDD, from the coding sequence GTGAGCATTTTTGTTGGCAACCTCCCCTTCCGCGCGGAACAGGAGGACGTGGCCGAGCTGTTTGCCCCTTTCGGTGAAGTGACCAACTGTTTCCTGCCCCTGGAGCGGGATACAGGCCGAAAGCGCGGCTTTGCCTTTGTTGAGCTGGCCGATGAGGACAGCGAATCCCGCGCCATCGACGCCCTCCAGGGCGCCGAACTGATGGGGCGCCCCCTGCGCATCAACAAGGCCGAACCCCGCAGCCCGGGTGGCGGCGGTGGTGGTGGTTATGGCGGTGGTGGCGGCGGCCCCCGGCGCGGCGGTGGCTATGGCGGCGGCGGTGGAGATCGTGGCGGCTACGGCGGTGGCGGCGGCTATGGCGGCGGCCGCAGTGATTACGGCGATCGTTCCGGTGGTTACGGCGGCGGTGAGCGCGCCTCCGGCGCCCGTGGTTGGGAAGATCGCAGCTATGGCGGTGGCCCCGATCGCGGCGGCGATTCCTTTGGCGCCGGTCGCACCCGTCGGCGTCGCAGCAGCGGCGGCGACGACTGA
- the dusA gene encoding tRNA dihydrouridine(20/20a) synthase DusA, with protein sequence MPDSLLNGAYRFSVAPMMDYTDRHFRVLMRQITRRSLLYTEMVVAQALHYSERRERLIDFDPIEHPIALQVGGDDPQLLAEAARIAADRGYDEINLNVGCPSEKVQKGRFGACLMAEPDHVARCISAMAAASPLPVTVKHRIGIDERDSYAELLAFVDAVAAAGAQRFSVHARKAWLEGLDPKQNRTIPPLRYELVHQLKQDRPELTIELNGGLLDLASCSEQLQQVDGVMVGRAAYDHPLRWATVDRDLFNDSSQPMASASTVVRGLIPYAERWCNGGGRLWAIARHLVQVVEGVSGARHWRRDLGQAAGARDAGPEVFERAAAQLEERGL encoded by the coding sequence ATGCCCGATTCGCTGCTGAACGGGGCCTACCGCTTCAGTGTGGCCCCGATGATGGACTACACCGATCGGCACTTCCGGGTGCTGATGCGGCAGATCACCCGGCGCAGCCTGCTCTACACCGAGATGGTGGTGGCCCAAGCGCTGCACTACAGCGAGCGGCGCGAGCGCCTGATCGATTTCGACCCGATCGAGCACCCGATCGCCCTGCAGGTGGGCGGCGATGACCCACAGCTGCTGGCCGAGGCGGCGCGGATTGCCGCCGATCGCGGCTACGACGAGATCAACCTCAACGTGGGATGCCCCAGCGAGAAGGTGCAGAAGGGGCGCTTCGGAGCCTGCCTGATGGCTGAACCCGATCACGTGGCCCGCTGCATCAGCGCCATGGCCGCGGCCTCGCCGTTGCCGGTGACGGTGAAACACCGCATCGGCATCGATGAGCGCGATTCCTACGCGGAGCTGCTGGCCTTTGTGGATGCGGTGGCCGCGGCCGGTGCGCAGCGTTTCAGCGTGCACGCCCGCAAGGCCTGGCTGGAGGGGCTCGATCCCAAGCAAAACCGCACCATCCCACCGCTGCGCTACGAACTGGTGCACCAGCTCAAGCAGGATCGTCCTGAGCTCACGATCGAACTCAACGGCGGTTTGCTCGATCTCGCGAGCTGCTCTGAACAGCTGCAGCAGGTGGATGGGGTGATGGTGGGCCGCGCCGCCTACGACCACCCGCTGCGCTGGGCCACGGTGGACCGCGACCTGTTCAATGACAGCAGCCAACCCATGGCCAGTGCCTCAACGGTGGTGCGGGGTCTGATTCCCTACGCCGAGCGTTGGTGCAACGGTGGCGGCCGCCTCTGGGCCATTGCCCGCCACCTGGTGCAGGTGGTGGAAGGGGTGAGCGGGGCGCGCCATTGGCGCCGCGATCTCGGCCAGGCCGCTGGAGCCCGCGATGCAGGCCCCGAAGTGTTCGAACGCGCGGCTGCCCAGCTGGAGGAGCGAGGGCTCTAA
- a CDS encoding NAD(P)/FAD-dependent oxidoreductase: MPTSSEHWSLVVAGGGPAGFMAAIAAAEAGLQRVLVLESTPEPLGKVLISGGGRCNVTHACWDPRELVGSYPRGGKALRGPFSRFAAGDAVAWFDEHGLELVEESDGRMFPRANRSTAVIQCLRRAAAAAGVELRTHCALQAARVRTDGGFELEVRRGSDPGAAASGARVKAPAVSLTADRLLLATGSHPSGRRLAQSLGHGLVPPVPSLFTLAFKPNPLVALAGVVMDPVDLELELDLDHGSGPPPPGMAHRFRQSGPLLITHWGLSGPATLRLTAFAARALHHCGYRGTLRVDWSGGRSQPQLEQLFADCRRDQARRQLSNARPWPALSRRLWQHLLDQQGVEPERRWADLGKRQQQGLIENLRRSSYPVAGRGPFGEEFVTAGGVPLGEVNLATMESRLTPGLYLAGELLDVDGITGGFNFQHCWSSGWLAGQAIALN; the protein is encoded by the coding sequence ATGCCCACCTCCTCTGAGCACTGGTCGCTGGTGGTGGCCGGCGGCGGGCCAGCCGGGTTTATGGCGGCCATCGCCGCCGCGGAGGCAGGGCTGCAGCGGGTGCTGGTGCTTGAGAGCACCCCTGAGCCCTTGGGCAAGGTGCTGATCAGCGGCGGCGGCCGCTGCAATGTGACCCATGCCTGCTGGGATCCCAGGGAGCTGGTGGGCTCCTATCCCCGCGGTGGCAAGGCGCTGCGCGGCCCCTTCAGCCGCTTTGCCGCCGGCGATGCGGTGGCCTGGTTCGACGAGCACGGCCTCGAGCTGGTGGAGGAGTCCGATGGGCGGATGTTTCCCCGCGCTAACCGCTCCACCGCCGTGATCCAGTGCCTGCGCCGGGCGGCGGCCGCGGCCGGGGTGGAGCTGCGGACCCACTGTGCGCTGCAGGCCGCACGGGTGCGCACCGATGGGGGTTTTGAGCTGGAGGTGAGACGGGGTTCCGACCCTGGAGCTGCAGCCAGCGGAGCGCGGGTCAAGGCCCCAGCTGTTTCCCTCACCGCCGATCGCCTGCTCCTCGCCACCGGTAGCCATCCCAGCGGCCGGCGCTTGGCACAGAGCCTGGGTCACGGCCTGGTGCCGCCCGTGCCCTCGCTGTTCACCCTGGCCTTCAAGCCCAATCCGCTTGTTGCCCTGGCGGGGGTGGTGATGGATCCGGTGGATCTCGAGCTGGAGCTCGATCTCGATCACGGTTCTGGCCCGCCGCCGCCGGGTATGGCCCATCGCTTTCGCCAGTCGGGCCCGCTGCTGATCACCCACTGGGGCCTGAGCGGTCCCGCCACCCTGCGGCTCACGGCCTTTGCGGCCCGCGCGCTGCACCACTGCGGTTACCGGGGCACGCTGCGAGTCGATTGGAGTGGCGGCCGCAGCCAGCCCCAGCTGGAGCAGCTGTTCGCCGACTGCCGCCGCGATCAAGCCCGGCGCCAGCTCAGCAATGCCCGCCCCTGGCCGGCCCTCAGCCGTCGCCTGTGGCAGCACCTGCTCGATCAGCAGGGGGTGGAGCCGGAGCGGCGCTGGGCGGATCTGGGCAAGCGCCAGCAGCAGGGGCTGATCGAGAACCTGCGGCGCAGCAGTTATCCCGTGGCGGGCCGCGGCCCGTTTGGCGAAGAGTTCGTCACCGCCGGTGGTGTGCCCCTGGGGGAGGTGAACCTGGCCACCATGGAAAGCCGCCTCACCCCCGGGCTTTATCTGGCCGGCGAGCTGCTGGATGTGGATGGCATCACCGGCGGCTTCAACTTCCAGCACTGCTGGAGTTCTGGCTGGCTTGCTGGGCAGGCGATCGCTTTAAACTAG
- a CDS encoding type II toxin-antitoxin system Phd/YefM family antitoxin, whose product MESSIGAFEAKAQLSRLLRAVEQGEHFTITVRGRPVADLVPHRSPSSEGVAAAIEALQAFPRIRGVSDADVTSFVAEGRR is encoded by the coding sequence GTGGAGAGCTCGATCGGCGCTTTTGAGGCCAAGGCCCAGCTCTCACGGTTACTGAGGGCTGTTGAGCAGGGCGAGCACTTCACCATCACGGTGCGGGGCAGGCCTGTTGCTGATCTGGTGCCCCATCGCAGCCCATCGAGTGAGGGTGTGGCCGCGGCCATTGAGGCTCTGCAGGCTTTTCCGAGGATCCGTGGTGTTTCGGATGCAGATGTGACCAGCTTCGTGGCGGAGGGGCGCCGTTGA
- a CDS encoding GspE/PulE family protein has translation MTLTPTRPVPAASSAAQQRLEVELLLGEAVLTRQDLDAAGDARWEWAQAFSKQRCQELGCLPVAHRNGQVVIAIPSHWGPEQRQSVEQRAAAAAIPISLRLALPDELTSALDAATREPAPAPKPATPSAPAVQATSAARPASGASLVDDLALEGTLEEAPSDPFDDLDVEASLSASNASPVVSLVDRILVQALKRSASDIHLEPQDDGLLIRLRQDGVLEQLDKLPKNLTPAVTSRLKIMADLDIAERRLPQDGRIRRRYQGKLFDLRVSTLPTRYGEKVCMRLLDSGATHLGLDKLITDPVALASVREMGGKPFGMLLVTGPTGSGKSTTLYSLLAERNDPGVNISTVEDPIEYTLKGISQTQVNREKGYDFALALRAFMRQDPDVLLVGETRDQETAKTAIEAALTGHLVLTTLHCNDAPSAIARLAEMGVEPFMVSASLMGIVSQRLVRRVCPDCRQPYHPSEQELGRFGLFASNEQAITFFKARRHQGDGEAVCPTCQGLGYRGRVGVYEVLRINETLATAIAQQASTDRLRKLAIEAGMKTLLGYGLDLVRQGHTTLEEIERMILTDSSLESERRAKALHTITCGGCGAGMRDEWLECPYCLTPRGLS, from the coding sequence ATGACCCTCACGCCCACTAGGCCGGTGCCGGCCGCCAGCAGCGCCGCCCAACAACGCCTGGAGGTGGAACTGCTCTTGGGCGAGGCGGTGCTGACACGCCAAGACCTGGATGCCGCTGGCGACGCGCGCTGGGAGTGGGCCCAGGCCTTCTCCAAACAACGCTGCCAAGAGCTGGGCTGCTTGCCAGTGGCGCACCGGAACGGACAGGTTGTGATCGCCATCCCCAGCCACTGGGGGCCGGAACAACGCCAGAGCGTGGAGCAACGGGCCGCGGCCGCCGCCATCCCGATCAGCCTGCGCCTGGCTCTACCGGATGAGCTCACGAGCGCCCTGGATGCGGCCACAAGGGAACCCGCGCCGGCACCGAAGCCAGCCACACCAAGCGCCCCCGCTGTTCAAGCCACTTCAGCGGCGCGACCGGCCTCGGGAGCATCACTCGTCGACGATCTGGCCCTTGAAGGAACCCTGGAGGAAGCCCCCAGCGACCCCTTCGACGATCTGGATGTGGAGGCCAGCCTGTCGGCCTCCAACGCTTCGCCGGTGGTGAGCCTGGTGGACCGGATCCTGGTGCAGGCCCTCAAGCGCAGCGCCAGCGACATCCACCTGGAACCCCAGGACGACGGCCTGCTGATCCGCCTGCGTCAGGACGGGGTGCTCGAGCAGCTCGACAAGCTGCCGAAGAACCTCACCCCCGCGGTGACCTCTCGCCTAAAAATCATGGCGGACCTGGACATCGCCGAGCGGCGCCTACCCCAGGACGGCCGCATCCGCCGCCGCTACCAGGGCAAGTTGTTCGACCTGCGTGTCAGCACCTTGCCCACCCGCTACGGCGAGAAGGTGTGCATGCGCCTGCTCGACAGCGGCGCCACCCACCTGGGCCTCGACAAGCTGATCACCGATCCGGTGGCCCTGGCCAGCGTGCGCGAGATGGGCGGCAAACCCTTCGGGATGCTGCTGGTGACGGGACCCACCGGCTCGGGCAAGAGCACCACCCTCTATTCGCTGCTGGCGGAGCGCAACGACCCTGGCGTGAACATCTCCACGGTCGAAGACCCGATCGAATACACGCTCAAGGGCATCTCCCAGACCCAGGTGAACCGGGAGAAGGGCTACGACTTCGCCCTGGCCCTGCGGGCCTTCATGCGCCAAGACCCGGACGTGCTGCTGGTGGGTGAGACCCGCGACCAGGAGACCGCCAAAACCGCCATCGAGGCCGCCCTCACCGGCCACCTGGTGCTCACCACCCTGCACTGCAACGACGCCCCCAGCGCCATTGCCCGCCTGGCGGAGATGGGGGTGGAGCCGTTCATGGTGAGCGCCTCGCTGATGGGGATCGTGTCGCAGCGCCTGGTACGGCGGGTCTGCCCCGACTGCCGCCAGCCATATCACCCAAGCGAGCAGGAGCTGGGCCGCTTCGGGCTGTTCGCCAGCAATGAACAAGCGATCACCTTCTTCAAGGCCCGCCGCCACCAGGGCGATGGCGAGGCGGTCTGCCCCACCTGCCAGGGCCTGGGCTATCGCGGCCGGGTGGGGGTGTACGAGGTGCTGCGCATCAACGAAACCCTGGCCACCGCCATCGCGCAGCAGGCGAGCACCGATCGGCTGCGCAAGCTGGCGATCGAGGCGGGCATGAAAACCCTGCTCGGCTACGGCCTCGATCTGGTGCGCCAGGGCCACACCACCCTCGAGGAGATCGAGCGCATGATCCTCACCGACTCCAGCCTGGAATCGGAGCGGCGGGCCAAGGCGCTGCACACGATCACCTGCGGTGGCTGCGGCGCCGGCATGCGCGATGAGTGGCTGGAGTGCCCCTATTGCCTCACGCCGCGAGGGCTGAGCTGA
- a CDS encoding type II toxin-antitoxin system VapC family toxin, translating into MIDASMALAWVFERQQASDAQRASELLACCGQQAWWVPGLWHLEVANALLVAERRGVIAQDASDLFLVRLSSLPICTDSDAGPEQQPRLIALARAHGLSSYDATYLDLAHRLGAALASFDRQLNQAAVAMGVPLT; encoded by the coding sequence GTGATCGATGCCTCCATGGCCCTCGCCTGGGTGTTTGAGCGTCAGCAGGCCTCCGATGCCCAGCGAGCGAGTGAGCTTTTGGCTTGCTGTGGCCAGCAGGCCTGGTGGGTGCCGGGGCTCTGGCACCTCGAAGTGGCTAACGCCTTATTGGTTGCTGAACGGCGAGGTGTGATCGCTCAAGACGCCAGCGATCTGTTCCTGGTCCGCCTCAGCAGCCTGCCGATCTGCACGGATAGCGATGCCGGGCCTGAGCAGCAACCCAGGCTGATCGCACTGGCACGCGCCCATGGCCTCTCCAGCTACGACGCCACCTATCTGGATCTGGCCCATCGCCTCGGTGCTGCGCTCGCCAGCTTTGATCGCCAGCTCAATCAGGCCGCCGTTGCGATGGGCGTGCCCCTCACTTGA